From Falco naumanni isolate bFalNau1 chromosome 4, bFalNau1.pat, whole genome shotgun sequence:
ttttatttacaaaattctatgctgaaatttttcagttttatataaacaggttttcatattttaagGGATCTTGCAAGATAGTTCGAAGCCATAAAATTAATCAACTATATTCAGACTATCTTATGAAGAAAAGAGCATCTTTGCATTCAGATACTTGGTGTCAGTAAAATTTCTGAACGGGCCATTATTTaaatctatattttaattccagTAATCTCTTTCTCATTGCAGAGAGCAAGGTATTGTAAGTAATTTGTAGGAAACTGGTAACAGTTGAACTGAAAAGTTTTATTGATTTTAAGGTGATagcattcttttctttttttaattcaagtgAGGCAAGAATCTGAGATTTCATCAAAAATATCtgattattttcaatttttatttgcagatcaGGAAAGGACCTGGTGCGGGTGATGTGAAGGCACAGGAGGCTGAGAATACTTGCCCTGATTCAGATTCAAAAGCTTCAACTGACTTTGCGCCTCTATCAGATGTcaatttttcctgttctcctgaAAGGCACGGTTCCACAGAGCTTGAAAAGACACCAGAACTTACGCCATCAGATACTACTGGGCAGGTGACATCAAATGTGACAGAAGTAgttaaagcagcagaagaaaatgttttttcaaagcaaagtgACAGTTGCTTCTCAAAAGATATACCTTGTCCAAGGGCTGCGTCTCCTGACCATGTGAATAATAAGCTTGCGTCACATGCTTTGCAAAAGCAACAGGGACTAGGAGGGTCGCCGTCAGACGAGGAAGTCCAAGATCCATATGTAATGAGTCTTCAGAACCTGATGAAGAAATCTAGAGAGTACATAGAGAAAGAGCAAACCAAGCGTAGCTCAAAAAGTAATTCAAAGAGGAGTATGAATGAAAGTCAttcagataaagaaaatgaTGGTGTTAAAACATCTGACTctgtgaaagaaagaacaaagccTACAGGCAGAGGTTGCACTGCTCTGACACTTGATAAACCCAGTCTTAATAAATCGAATGCCCTTCTCCAGGGTGCCTCTACTCATACAAATAACACAAGTATGTccactttttccagtttttctaaAGTGGACATACCTACAAGAGTTGGAACACCCCCACTGGTGGATTCGGATTCAGATGAAGAGTTTAAAAAGACTTCTATGTTTGATCGTGACAGTAGCATTGTCAGGAGCCTCACAGGCTCTTATGCCAAATTGCCGAGCCCAGAGCCAAGCATGAGCCCTAAAATGCACCGAAGGCGCCCAAGACCTTTATCAATGGGACATATCATTATAAATAACCCTGTGAATGCCTACGAGTTAAGTCCTAAAGGCAAGGGTAGAGCGATGGATTTAATCATGCAAGATATTGcagataaaaataatgtgtCTGAATCGGTGCCAAAGTTCATGGTGGACTTCACTATGATTTGCCCTAGCAGAGTTCCTAGTGTCAACAGGAATTCTTCAGGCCCTTGTGATGGGTTGGGCGTTGGCAAACCGAATCGCCATTCCTTTGGGCacttggaaagcaaaggaaCGTTGTCAGCTACAGTGGAGGGACAGGTAGTGATGGACAGCAGAGGACCATATAAAGTGGAGACTAGTACTAATATTGTAGCTCCAAAGTTGAATGAGCCATTTGCCAGCAGTCAGTCCACAGTAACACAGAAGCTTCTAGCTGTGAATGAAACCAAACCGTCCACTCTGCTAGAAAATGCTAAATGTAACTCCCCAGTGGAACTCAATAAATCTTATGATGTAGAAAACCCATCCCCGCTACTGATGCAGAGCAAGACTATGCGACAGCAGATGGACACTCCAAGTGTTTCCCCAGCAAACGAGCAgtttctagaaaataattttgaaaaggtaAAACGTAGACTTGATTTAGACACCGACAactgccaaaaagaaaacagtcccTGCATTCTAACAGTTGGAATGGAAGAACATGAGAAGCAGTGGTTGCAAGAACAGAAATACCCTGGGGGATCAGTTTACATTACCAAGAATGCAGCCTCTGATGCTATGGGAAAAGGTAAAAGATTTCCTGTAGTTGAGGGTTTTTCTTAAACTTATTTCTcagttaataaatattttagaaaaaaactcaaCGGTCATTGATGTTTGtaagtatgtatatatataaaaaggcTAAAATTTTATTGATTGTAAATTACCTTTTTTCAGTAACTTAATTATTTATCTAATTTCCAATGACAAATTCAGAAATTCAGCTTGCTACTTGAGCCATCTTTAACTGCTACAGAATGGAGTAATTGCTGTCTTAGGAGTAGCTTGGAGTCAAAACTCATTATAACGGTTTCTCGTAACTTGATTAAACAATTTATGAGGAAACATCAGCTAGGACATTGTGTATCAGTTTTGTGAATTCTGTACTTATTCTCAAGGGTATTGTTTGACAGTACAAATGCTAATTTCCCATTTGTAGAAATTGGAATTTAGTTTTACTAAGAAAATTATGTCTTATTCTATGAGGTCTAAGTAAGACTACGATAGCCTATgtaagttaaaagaaaataccttttaatgGGTTGCAAATCACTATATGGATAATTTCTCTGAATGCGAAACTGTTACATCTGTATGTGTCTCTATCAAATCAAGCTGAAGTggcataaataattttaattcactCAAGCAAGTGTACGTATCCTATTCTTACAGCTAGATTTTTTGTGTCCTTATTTTATTAAAGGCTTACTTGGTGTTAATGCTGTTCCATTCCCATGCTTATCCCACAGATATGAGCATGCAGGTATTTTGAAGGACTGTAGTAGCTGATGAGGTAGTGGAAACCTGATACCACACAATAGGTTGTACTTTTTCACTGACGATGCAAGTTATTCCTGTTAAAAGCATGTATGTCTGTGACAAAGATCatgtaaatttatttaatacttGATTCTTTGTAATGTATCTTCTcagatgatattttaaaaactaaaatgttGGCCTTTGAAGAAATGAGGAAGAGACTTGAAGAACAGCATGCACAACAACTGTCGATTCTGATAGCTgaacaagagaaagaacaggagaaatTGCAGAAGGTAAGgtagaaagaggaaaattctAAGCAAAGGGCATGTGTGTTGTAATGCAGTTTGTTCGGAAGcagttgattttaaaatgtatattctgTTGCTTCACAGAGTTAGAAAAACAGTCCCATAgttcattctttcttttgtaggaactggaagagcaggagagaaagcTGACAGGAAAGAAGGTTGCTacaacagaaatagaaatttcCAAAGTGAATATTAACAGTAGAATGGAGTTggagtggaggaaaaaaagtgaaagtggCTTGCTGGAAAGTGTGCAGTCCCAGCTGAAGACAGTCCATAATGCAAACTCAACCAGCATTGGTAAAACTGAGAGGATAGAACGTAGATTAAATGTTGTGATATGTTTTGCTTTAGTGCTTAACTGTACCGGCTGCCCCACTGTATTGATAAATATTCCTGTTCTAGGGCACTTGCTGGTCAGGATATGTGgtgtgggcagctgctgctttcagctgttgACAGCATACGTAAAACCAATTTGCGTTGAGTCTTTGTCTAGCTGGCAATTAGTGTGGTTTCAGCTATCCTTGTACTGTTCCATgtattgcatttgttttataattattatagGGCATATTTGAGGAAAACAAGCTAAGAGTAAACTCATTTGATCAGAGGCGAGGATGTGGATTTGCATCATGTCACAAAAGGTTCATCCTTACACCACGAAGCTGCGCAGCAGTGGGCCAGGCATTCTCATTTGTGTAGAAGCATTAGAGGGGCTCTGCCAAGGGGTCTTGACTGCAAGGAGGTACAGCTATAGCTGATGGGACGCCTCTCACCTGTTCCAGAACACTATGAAATTTTTTGATTTGTCTTCTGTTTAGCAAAATTTGCTAGGAAACGAATCAGAAATACTCAGG
This genomic window contains:
- the CCP110 gene encoding centriolar coiled-coil protein of 110 kDa isoform X1; its protein translation is MKMEDYEIFCKKHLSRIQEEAIKREISFTVPHKNISLIQFHGVPVLAPLLSLEKKKEIQQYKQKALDLETWRQNCRKRALLDRVQEILENVQIRKGPGAGDVKAQEAENTCPDSDSKASTDFAPLSDVNFSCSPERHGSTELEKTPELTPSDTTGQVTSNVTEVVKAAEENVFSKQSDSCFSKDIPCPRAASPDHVNNKLASHALQKQQGLGGSPSDEEVQDPYVMSLQNLMKKSREYIEKEQTKRSSKSNSKRSMNESHSDKENDGVKTSDSVKERTKPTGRGCTALTLDKPSLNKSNALLQGASTHTNNTSMSTFSSFSKVDIPTRVGTPPLVDSDSDEEFKKTSMFDRDSSIVRSLTGSYAKLPSPEPSMSPKMHRRRPRPLSMGHIIINNPVNAYELSPKGKGRAMDLIMQDIADKNNVSESVPKFMVDFTMICPSRVPSVNRNSSGPCDGLGVGKPNRHSFGHLESKGTLSATVEGQVVMDSRGPYKVETSTNIVAPKLNEPFASSQSTVTQKLLAVNETKPSTLLENAKCNSPVELNKSYDVENPSPLLMQSKTMRQQMDTPSVSPANEQFLENNFEKVKRRLDLDTDNCQKENSPCILTVGMEEHEKQWLQEQKYPGGSVYITKNAASDAMGKDDILKTKMLAFEEMRKRLEEQHAQQLSILIAEQEKEQEKLQKELEEQERKLTGKKVATTEIEISKVNINSRMELEWRKKSESGLLESVQSQLKTVHNANSTSIGFAHATTPNAFASTSETSFFLWGPSGSGVIKTSVSRPSNRIKTRWTQVFSPEIQMKFDKVTAVAKGFLTRRLLQTEKLKHLKQTVKDTMEFIKNFQSEAPLKRGSVSAQDASLHERVMAQLRAALYDIYDIFFTMEASERMNILRHDREVRKEKMLRQMDKVKSPRERATLSTATQKSLDRKKYMKASEMGMPSKKIIIKQKSPESRVLQPNQGQNAPVHRLLCRQGTPKTSMKGVEQNRKKASESRVSNKAVSASDIQLKHSFSTLLCWQSVLLLLGAYAGRTQRKKPNVVTI
- the CCP110 gene encoding centriolar coiled-coil protein of 110 kDa isoform X2, whose translation is MKMEDYEIFCKKHLSRIQEEAIKREISFTVPHKNISLIQFHGVPVLAPLLSLEKKKEIQQYKQKALDLETWRQNCRKRALLDRVQEILENVQIRKGPGAGDVKAQEAENTCPDSDSKASTDFAPLSDVNFSCSPERHGSTELEKTPELTPSDTTGQVTSNVTEVVKAAEENVFSKQSDSCFSKDIPCPRAASPDHVNNKLASHALQKQQGLGGSPSDEEVQDPYVMSLQNLMKKSREYIEKEQTKRSSKSNSKRSMNESHSDKENDGVKTSDSVKERTKPTGRGCTALTLDKPSLNKSNALLQGASTHTNNTSMSTFSSFSKVDIPTRVGTPPLVDSDSDEEFKKTSMFDRDSSIVRSLTGSYAKLPSPEPSMSPKMHRRRPRPLSMGHIIINNPVNAYELSPKGKGRAMDLIMQDIADKNNVSESVPKFMVDFTMICPSRVPSVNRNSSGPCDGLGVGKPNRHSFGHLESKGTLSATVEGQVVMDSRGPYKVETSTNIVAPKLNEPFASSQSTVTQKLLAVNETKPSTLLENAKCNSPVELNKSYDVENPSPLLMQSKTMRQQMDTPSVSPANEQFLENNFEKVKRRLDLDTDNCQKENSPCILTVGMEEHEKQWLQEQKYPGGSVYITKNAASDAMGKDDILKTKMLAFEEMRKRLEEQHAQQLSILIAEQEKEQEKLQKELEEQERKLTGKKVATTEIEISKVNINSRMELEWRKKSESGLLESVQSQLKTVHNANSTSIGFAHATTPNAFASTSETSFFLWGPSGSGVIKTSVSRPSNRIKTRWTQVFSPEIQMKFDKVTAVAKGFLTRRLLQTEKLKHLKQTVKDTMEFIKNFQSEAPLKRGSVSAQDASLHERVMAQLRAALYDIYDIFFTMEASERMNILRHDREVRKEKMLRQMDKVKSPRERATLSTATQKSLDRKKYMKASEMGMPSKKIIIKQKSPESRVLQPNQGQNAPVHRLLCRQGTPKTSMKGVEQNRKKASESRVSNKAVSGAYAGRTQRKKPNVVTI
- the CCP110 gene encoding centriolar coiled-coil protein of 110 kDa isoform X3, with translation MKMEDYEIFCKKHLSRIQEEAIKREISFTVPHKNISLIQFHGVPVLAPLLSLEKKKEIQQYKQKALDLETWRQNCRKRALLDRVQEILENVQIRKGPGAGDVKAQEAENTCPDSDSKASTDFAPLSDVNFSCSPERHGSTELEKTPELTPSDTTGQVTSNVTEVVKAAEENVFSKQSDSCFSKDIPCPRAASPDHVNNKLASHALQKQQGLGGSPSDEEVQDPYVMSLQNLMKKSREYIEKEQTKRSSKSNSKRSMNESHSDKENDGVKTSDSVKERTKPTGRGCTALTLDKPSLNKSNALLQGASTHTNNTSMSTFSSFSKVDIPTRVGTPPLVDSDSDEEFKKTSMFDRDSSIVRSLTGSYAKLPSPEPSMSPKMHRRRPRPLSMGHIIINNPVNAYELSPKGKGRAMDLIMQDIADKNNVSESVPKFMVDFTMICPSRVPSVNRNSSGPCDGLGVGKPNRHSFGHLESKGTLSATVEGQVVMDSRGPYKVETSTNIVAPKLNEPFASSQSTVTQKLLAVNETKPSTLLENAKCNSPVELNKSYDVENPSPLLMQSKTMRQQMDTPSVSPANEQFLENNFEKVKRRLDLDTDNCQKENSPCILTVGMEEHEKQWLQEQKYPGGSVYITKNAASDAMGKDDILKTKMLAFEEMRKRLEEQHAQQLSILIAEQEKEQEKLQKELEEQERKLTGKKVATTEIEISKVNINSRMELEWRKKSESGLLESVQSQLKTVHNANSTSIGFAHATTPNAFASTSETSFFLWGPSGSGVIKTSVSRPSNRIKTRWTQVFSPEIQMKFDKVTAVAKGFLTRRLLQTEKLKHLKQTVKDTMEFIKNFQSEAPLKRGSVSAQDASLHERVMAQLRAALYDIYDIFFTMEASERMNILRHDREVRKEKMLRQMDKVKSPRERATLSTATQKSLDRKKYMKASEMGMPSKKIIIKQKSPESRVLQPNQGQNAPVHRLLCRQGSICRKNPKKEAKCCDNLRRQHSLG